A genomic region of Zalophus californianus isolate mZalCal1 chromosome 1, mZalCal1.pri.v2, whole genome shotgun sequence contains the following coding sequences:
- the NDUFV3 gene encoding NADH dehydrogenase [ubiquinone] flavoprotein 3, mitochondrial isoform X1 codes for MAASLMLRQGRSGALKTMLLEARVFRGLASTVSLSAESGKSEKGLPPNSKRQSPPKNVVEPKERGKLLATPTAAELSKNLSSPSSYPSVVNQGGMVASPRPSPDDSMLFTDEGVPEFLSRKTLVEFPQKVLPPFRKQGSDSEALQENRGGTDDSSSCSSSSSDSESDEEGGASKVDPQMTSKGKGGLPKPQASRSLENRASKIATSAKEKTQAQQGQPDLSPPERPRQAKKKGPTVKPLEDRKDTKPKTTTPKLQADKEFMKQNVKEKQMEKIFRSSEKDKGSQMPLKVKQVLPDHTKSVSSTQLAGSPAPVQLSEGTKEIRAAGQLHSPPATRERHLEKQVLEHGGEVAFPPVDKESSGKLVTGGILKAKEILEDQVPGRPLKPGPVPKEGVFEEKTTGLELEGKDEMAVESVPRLEEPDDTQEPAQAAGLAEPFDNTTYRNLQHHDYTPYTFLDLNLDLSKFRMPQPSSGRESPRH; via the exons ATGGCGGCCTCGCTTATGCTGCGGCAAGGACGGTCCGGGGCGCTGAAG ACAATGCTCCTAGAAGCACGAGTGTTTCGAGGACTTGCTTCCACGGTTTCTCTTTCTGCAGAATCAGGGAAGAGTGAAAAGGGACTGCCACCGAATTCCAAGAGGCAAAGTCCACCAAAAA ATGTAGTGGAACCAAAGGAGAGGGGCAAGCTACTAGCCACCCCAACAGCAGCTGAATTGTCCAAAAACTTGTCTTCACCCAGTTCTTACCCATCAGTTGTGAATCAGGGCGGGATGGTAGCTAGCCCTCGCCCCAGTCCCGATGATAGCATGCTATTCACAGATGAAGGGGTTCCAGAGTTTTTGTCAAGAAAGACTTTGGtagagtttcctcagaaagttctGCCTCCATTCAGAAAACAGGGTTCGGATTCAGAAGCTCTTCAGGAGAACAGGGGAGGGACAGACGATTCATCATCCTGTTCATCTAGCTCCTCCGACTCAGAGTCTGATGAGGAGGGTGGCGCCTCCAAGGTTGATCCTCAGATGACGAGCAAGGGCAAAGGAGGGCTTCCCAAACCGCAGGCCTCCCGTTCCCTTGAAAACAGAGCCTCCAAAATTGCAACCTCAGCCAAAGAGAAGACCCAGGCACAGCAGGGACAGCCAGACCTCAGCCCTCCAGAGAGACCCCGCCAGGCAAAGAAGAAAGGGCCCACTGTGAAGCCATTAGAGGACAGAAAAGACACTAAACCAAAAACCACAACACCCAAGTTACAAGCAGATAAAGAGTTTATGAAGCAAAAtgtcaaggaaaaacaaatggagaaaatatttagatcaagtgaaaaagataaaggaagtcAAATGCCACTTAAAGTTAAACAAGTCTTACCTGACCATACAAAATCCGTATCGTCTACACAGCTGGCTGGCAGCCCGGCGCCCGTGCAGCTGTCTGAAGGAACCAAAGAAATTAGAGCGGCAGGACAGCTGCACTCACCTCCTGCGACCAGAGAAAGGCATTTGGAAAAACAGGTATTGGAACATGGTGGAGAGGTGGCATTTCCCCCCGTTGACAAGGAAAGTTCCGGAAAGCTGGTAACAGGAGGAATCCTGAAGGCTAAAGAGATTTTGGAAGACCAGGTACCAGGACGACCTCTGAAGCCAGGTCCTGTTCCAAAGGAAGGCGTTTTCGAGGAAAAGACCACAGGGCTGGAGCTTGAGGGAAAAGACGAGATGGCTGTAGAGTCGGTGCCTCGCCTGGAAGAGCCGGATGACACACAGG AGCCTGCTCAAGCCGCTGGCCTTGCCGAGCCATTCGATAACACCACGTACAGGAACCTCCAGCACCATGACTACACCCCGTACACCTTCTTAGACCTCAACCTGGACCTGTCCAAGTTCAGGATGCCTCAGCCCTCTTCAGGACGGGAGTCACCTCGCCACTGA
- the NDUFV3 gene encoding NADH dehydrogenase [ubiquinone] flavoprotein 3, mitochondrial isoform X3 has translation MAASLMLRQGRSGALKNQGRVKRDCHRIPRGKVHQKLAGSPAPVQLSEGTKEIRAAGQLHSPPATRERHLEKQVLEHGGEVAFPPVDKESSGKLVTGGILKAKEILEDQVPGRPLKPGPVPKEGVFEEKTTGLELEGKDEMAVESVPRLEEPDDTQEPAQAAGLAEPFDNTTYRNLQHHDYTPYTFLDLNLDLSKFRMPQPSSGRESPRH, from the exons ATGGCGGCCTCGCTTATGCTGCGGCAAGGACGGTCCGGGGCGCTGAAG AATCAGGGAAGAGTGAAAAGGGACTGCCACCGAATTCCAAGAGGCAAAGTCCACCAAAAA CTGGCTGGCAGCCCGGCGCCCGTGCAGCTGTCTGAAGGAACCAAAGAAATTAGAGCGGCAGGACAGCTGCACTCACCTCCTGCGACCAGAGAAAGGCATTTGGAAAAACAGGTATTGGAACATGGTGGAGAGGTGGCATTTCCCCCCGTTGACAAGGAAAGTTCCGGAAAGCTGGTAACAGGAGGAATCCTGAAGGCTAAAGAGATTTTGGAAGACCAGGTACCAGGACGACCTCTGAAGCCAGGTCCTGTTCCAAAGGAAGGCGTTTTCGAGGAAAAGACCACAGGGCTGGAGCTTGAGGGAAAAGACGAGATGGCTGTAGAGTCGGTGCCTCGCCTGGAAGAGCCGGATGACACACAGG AGCCTGCTCAAGCCGCTGGCCTTGCCGAGCCATTCGATAACACCACGTACAGGAACCTCCAGCACCATGACTACACCCCGTACACCTTCTTAGACCTCAACCTGGACCTGTCCAAGTTCAGGATGCCTCAGCCCTCTTCAGGACGGGAGTCACCTCGCCACTGA
- the NDUFV3 gene encoding NADH dehydrogenase [ubiquinone] flavoprotein 3, mitochondrial isoform X4 has product MAASLMLRQGRSGALKTMLLEARVFRGLASTVSLSAESGKSEKGLPPNSKRQSPPKKPAQAAGLAEPFDNTTYRNLQHHDYTPYTFLDLNLDLSKFRMPQPSSGRESPRH; this is encoded by the exons ATGGCGGCCTCGCTTATGCTGCGGCAAGGACGGTCCGGGGCGCTGAAG ACAATGCTCCTAGAAGCACGAGTGTTTCGAGGACTTGCTTCCACGGTTTCTCTTTCTGCAGAATCAGGGAAGAGTGAAAAGGGACTGCCACCGAATTCCAAGAGGCAAAGTCCACCAAAAA AGCCTGCTCAAGCCGCTGGCCTTGCCGAGCCATTCGATAACACCACGTACAGGAACCTCCAGCACCATGACTACACCCCGTACACCTTCTTAGACCTCAACCTGGACCTGTCCAAGTTCAGGATGCCTCAGCCCTCTTCAGGACGGGAGTCACCTCGCCACTGA
- the NDUFV3 gene encoding NADH dehydrogenase [ubiquinone] flavoprotein 3, mitochondrial isoform X2: MLLEARVFRGLASTVSLSAESGKSEKGLPPNSKRQSPPKNVVEPKERGKLLATPTAAELSKNLSSPSSYPSVVNQGGMVASPRPSPDDSMLFTDEGVPEFLSRKTLVEFPQKVLPPFRKQGSDSEALQENRGGTDDSSSCSSSSSDSESDEEGGASKVDPQMTSKGKGGLPKPQASRSLENRASKIATSAKEKTQAQQGQPDLSPPERPRQAKKKGPTVKPLEDRKDTKPKTTTPKLQADKEFMKQNVKEKQMEKIFRSSEKDKGSQMPLKVKQVLPDHTKSVSSTQLAGSPAPVQLSEGTKEIRAAGQLHSPPATRERHLEKQVLEHGGEVAFPPVDKESSGKLVTGGILKAKEILEDQVPGRPLKPGPVPKEGVFEEKTTGLELEGKDEMAVESVPRLEEPDDTQEPAQAAGLAEPFDNTTYRNLQHHDYTPYTFLDLNLDLSKFRMPQPSSGRESPRH; encoded by the exons ATGCTCCTAGAAGCACGAGTGTTTCGAGGACTTGCTTCCACGGTTTCTCTTTCTGCAGAATCAGGGAAGAGTGAAAAGGGACTGCCACCGAATTCCAAGAGGCAAAGTCCACCAAAAA ATGTAGTGGAACCAAAGGAGAGGGGCAAGCTACTAGCCACCCCAACAGCAGCTGAATTGTCCAAAAACTTGTCTTCACCCAGTTCTTACCCATCAGTTGTGAATCAGGGCGGGATGGTAGCTAGCCCTCGCCCCAGTCCCGATGATAGCATGCTATTCACAGATGAAGGGGTTCCAGAGTTTTTGTCAAGAAAGACTTTGGtagagtttcctcagaaagttctGCCTCCATTCAGAAAACAGGGTTCGGATTCAGAAGCTCTTCAGGAGAACAGGGGAGGGACAGACGATTCATCATCCTGTTCATCTAGCTCCTCCGACTCAGAGTCTGATGAGGAGGGTGGCGCCTCCAAGGTTGATCCTCAGATGACGAGCAAGGGCAAAGGAGGGCTTCCCAAACCGCAGGCCTCCCGTTCCCTTGAAAACAGAGCCTCCAAAATTGCAACCTCAGCCAAAGAGAAGACCCAGGCACAGCAGGGACAGCCAGACCTCAGCCCTCCAGAGAGACCCCGCCAGGCAAAGAAGAAAGGGCCCACTGTGAAGCCATTAGAGGACAGAAAAGACACTAAACCAAAAACCACAACACCCAAGTTACAAGCAGATAAAGAGTTTATGAAGCAAAAtgtcaaggaaaaacaaatggagaaaatatttagatcaagtgaaaaagataaaggaagtcAAATGCCACTTAAAGTTAAACAAGTCTTACCTGACCATACAAAATCCGTATCGTCTACACAGCTGGCTGGCAGCCCGGCGCCCGTGCAGCTGTCTGAAGGAACCAAAGAAATTAGAGCGGCAGGACAGCTGCACTCACCTCCTGCGACCAGAGAAAGGCATTTGGAAAAACAGGTATTGGAACATGGTGGAGAGGTGGCATTTCCCCCCGTTGACAAGGAAAGTTCCGGAAAGCTGGTAACAGGAGGAATCCTGAAGGCTAAAGAGATTTTGGAAGACCAGGTACCAGGACGACCTCTGAAGCCAGGTCCTGTTCCAAAGGAAGGCGTTTTCGAGGAAAAGACCACAGGGCTGGAGCTTGAGGGAAAAGACGAGATGGCTGTAGAGTCGGTGCCTCGCCTGGAAGAGCCGGATGACACACAGG AGCCTGCTCAAGCCGCTGGCCTTGCCGAGCCATTCGATAACACCACGTACAGGAACCTCCAGCACCATGACTACACCCCGTACACCTTCTTAGACCTCAACCTGGACCTGTCCAAGTTCAGGATGCCTCAGCCCTCTTCAGGACGGGAGTCACCTCGCCACTGA